In Geopsychrobacter electrodiphilus DSM 16401, a single window of DNA contains:
- a CDS encoding ParA family protein codes for MARIIAVANQKGGVGKTTTAVNLAASLAVAENRTLLVDMDPQANACSGLGVDKTTVISTVYDVLIEDEDIRGVIVGSELEFLSILPSNTNLIGAEIELIDKPGRETRLKTVLTPIVADYDYIIIDCPPSLSLLTLNALTAADYVLVPLQCEFYAMEGLGQLMQTIRLVQGELNPRLAIGGILLTMYDGRNNLCRQVSDEIRSHFGDKVFSVVIPRNVRLSEAPSFGQPALLYDIASTGARSYLELAKEVMEQEEVVHG; via the coding sequence ATGGCGCGAATTATCGCCGTAGCTAATCAGAAGGGCGGGGTGGGTAAAACTACGACTGCCGTGAATCTCGCCGCATCGTTAGCAGTCGCTGAAAATAGGACGCTGTTGGTCGATATGGATCCTCAGGCGAACGCTTGTAGTGGGCTTGGTGTAGATAAAACAACGGTAATTTCAACGGTTTATGATGTTTTAATTGAAGATGAAGATATCCGCGGGGTTATCGTTGGGAGTGAGTTAGAGTTTTTAAGTATCCTGCCTTCAAACACCAACCTGATAGGTGCAGAAATTGAGTTGATTGATAAACCGGGAAGAGAGACACGGTTGAAGACTGTCCTGACCCCCATTGTTGCCGATTACGATTATATTATCATTGATTGCCCACCCTCCCTGTCTTTATTAACCTTGAATGCCTTAACTGCTGCCGATTATGTGCTGGTGCCTCTGCAGTGTGAGTTTTATGCCATGGAGGGGTTGGGTCAGTTGATGCAAACTATTCGTTTGGTTCAGGGAGAACTGAATCCGCGACTTGCCATCGGAGGCATATTGCTGACCATGTATGATGGGCGGAACAATCTATGTCGCCAGGTCAGCGATGAGATAAGAAGCCACTTTGGCGATAAGGTTTTTTCAGTTGTTATTCCTCGAAACGTGCGCCTGTCGGAAGCACCAAGTTTCGGTCAACCGGCTCTGCTTTATGATATTGCTTCGACTGGGGCGAGATCATATCTGGAGTTGGCGAAAGAGGTAATGGAACAGGAGGAAGTTGTCCATGGCTAA
- a CDS encoding ATP synthase F0 subunit B — MISLDWTLILQFFNFIILLIILNKILYRPLLGIMAQRREKIVGSKSRARDLEAGIEEKMKQYQEQLNAAKSAAVSERAELRKTAHIQEAEITGEAQNKAVARITSIREQVENEATQAGQILKSEAKAMAGQIASKVLGRALV; from the coding sequence GTGATCAGTCTCGACTGGACTCTGATACTGCAGTTTTTTAATTTTATAATTCTCCTCATCATCCTTAATAAAATTCTCTATCGTCCGCTGCTCGGTATTATGGCTCAGCGTCGTGAAAAGATTGTGGGCAGCAAATCGCGTGCCCGTGATCTTGAGGCCGGTATTGAAGAAAAAATGAAGCAATATCAGGAGCAATTGAATGCGGCTAAATCCGCGGCGGTTTCTGAACGTGCAGAGTTACGTAAAACAGCTCACATCCAGGAAGCGGAAATAACCGGCGAAGCTCAGAATAAAGCCGTTGCGCGCATTACGAGTATTCGTGAGCAGGTCGAAAACGAAGCGACACAAGCTGGTCAGATTCTCAAGAGTGAAGCCAAAGCGATGGCCGGGCAGATTGCCTCTAAGGTACTCGGTCGGGCACTGGTCTGA
- a CDS encoding sugar phosphate isomerase/epimerase family protein — protein sequence MHLEGLLFSDLYIHLPVAKLQERLPDFLAQRWQPELALLTDDLDHLTSADIESIRLQLKRVNLRCTIHAPFLDLNPASSDRDIKQITARRFLQTLDFAAAVEASRIVYHPGYDPWRYARAPESWLSNSLAFWPDLVQRANHLDILLCLENIFDSQPAPLSELLSTINSPNLRHCFDIGHWFLFSQTPLAEWFAQLGPYLSHLHLHDNRGRGDDHRPVGKGKIDFPAFIAQLKASNTSPTVTLEAHSLKDAVASLRGIEKLLKMS from the coding sequence TTGCATCTGGAGGGTCTTCTGTTTTCTGATCTCTATATTCATCTTCCGGTTGCCAAACTTCAGGAGAGGTTACCTGATTTCCTTGCTCAAAGATGGCAACCTGAACTTGCCCTGCTAACTGACGATCTCGATCATCTGACTTCTGCGGATATCGAAAGTATCCGTTTACAGCTGAAAAGAGTAAACCTGCGATGCACGATTCACGCGCCCTTTCTTGACTTGAATCCAGCCTCCAGCGACCGTGATATCAAACAGATAACCGCCCGCAGGTTTTTGCAAACCCTCGATTTTGCCGCAGCGGTTGAGGCATCACGCATCGTCTACCACCCTGGTTATGACCCCTGGCGTTATGCCCGTGCCCCTGAATCCTGGTTGAGCAATTCTCTCGCGTTCTGGCCCGACCTTGTCCAGCGAGCTAACCATCTTGATATCCTGCTGTGCCTGGAAAACATCTTCGACTCTCAGCCGGCACCACTGTCGGAACTATTGAGCACCATCAATTCACCCAACTTGCGACACTGTTTTGACATAGGTCACTGGTTTCTATTTTCACAAACACCCTTGGCAGAATGGTTCGCGCAACTTGGACCCTATCTCTCCCATCTGCACCTGCATGATAATCGTGGGCGTGGCGATGACCACCGCCCTGTTGGCAAGGGGAAGATTGATTTCCCTGCTTTCATTGCGCAACTAAAAGCGTCCAATACCAGCCCCACAGTGACGCTTGAAGCACACAGTCTTAAGGATGCGGTGGCTTCACTGAGGGGGATAGAAAAACTGCTGAAAATGTCATAA
- the rsmG gene encoding 16S rRNA (guanine(527)-N(7))-methyltransferase RsmG codes for MEKRTEHLISGLGNFGIKLSESILLRELEFLDELLRWSDRINLTAIKNQQEGIEKHLIDSLVLLLFLRDELLLDLGTGAGIPSIPLAIARPELAIVSVESVGKKVNFQKHVRRKLSLNNLTPLNCRVESLVKENSYPQITARAFAPLDKILALVHPLLTPGGRLLLLRGSKDEVNLNKSTEALSRFDFIICKKHSYQLPFCKANRQILEISRS; via the coding sequence ATGGAAAAAAGAACAGAACATTTAATTTCGGGACTTGGGAATTTCGGAATCAAGCTGAGTGAGTCAATTTTACTACGTGAACTTGAATTTCTGGATGAACTTTTGCGCTGGAGTGATCGCATAAATCTCACCGCGATCAAAAATCAGCAGGAGGGGATTGAAAAGCACCTAATTGATTCCCTGGTACTTTTACTCTTTTTACGAGATGAACTGCTGCTTGATCTGGGCACAGGGGCTGGAATACCTTCGATTCCTTTAGCCATAGCCCGACCAGAATTAGCTATTGTCAGCGTAGAATCGGTCGGGAAGAAGGTAAATTTTCAAAAACATGTGCGTCGAAAATTATCTTTAAATAACCTGACTCCTTTGAACTGCCGGGTAGAGTCGCTGGTGAAGGAAAATAGCTATCCACAAATCACCGCACGAGCATTTGCCCCGCTCGATAAAATACTAGCGCTTGTACACCCTTTGTTGACCCCTGGGGGACGACTTTTGCTTTTACGAGGGTCGAAGGATGAGGTCAACTTGAACAAGAGCACTGAAGCATTGTCGCGGTTCGATTTTATAATCTGCAAAAAGCATAGTTATCAACTCCCGTTCTGTAAGGCTAATCGTCAAATTCTAGAAATATCGAGAAGCTAA
- a CDS encoding ParB/RepB/Spo0J family partition protein has protein sequence MAKRPALGKGMGALLNTAAQEGGKKYFQCPIEELRPHSNQPRKNFDDAKLVELAASVREKGIIQPLVVRRVADYYQIIAGERRWRAAQKAGLDKVPVVIQDVSEDWALEMALIENVQREDLTPLEEAEAYQYLIDTFDLSQEEVAKRVGKERPTVANALRLLKLPASLRSDLNGGRISMGHARALLSLTNEEDMLEAALQVISKKLSVRDTEKLVKKIKSFGFSPPKVKATEVDPNLETLASALTQRLGAKARVLPKGQGGKIEIGYQNLDDLDRLLDLLGVTL, from the coding sequence ATGGCTAAGCGTCCAGCTTTGGGGAAGGGTATGGGAGCCCTTCTGAATACAGCTGCTCAGGAAGGTGGCAAGAAGTACTTTCAATGTCCCATTGAAGAGTTGCGTCCCCACAGTAACCAACCTCGAAAAAACTTTGATGATGCCAAACTTGTAGAACTTGCTGCGTCGGTGCGTGAGAAGGGAATAATTCAGCCTCTGGTGGTACGTCGGGTTGCTGATTATTACCAGATTATCGCCGGTGAACGACGCTGGCGAGCTGCGCAGAAAGCAGGCCTCGACAAGGTCCCTGTCGTTATCCAGGATGTCAGTGAAGACTGGGCTCTGGAGATGGCCTTGATCGAAAATGTGCAACGCGAAGATCTGACCCCGCTCGAAGAGGCGGAGGCCTATCAATATTTGATCGACACCTTTGATTTGTCACAGGAAGAGGTCGCAAAAAGGGTAGGCAAGGAGAGACCTACTGTTGCTAATGCTTTACGTCTGTTGAAGTTGCCTGCAAGTCTTCGTTCTGATCTGAATGGTGGTCGCATCAGTATGGGGCATGCCAGAGCGCTGCTGTCACTGACTAACGAAGAAGATATGCTTGAAGCTGCTCTACAGGTCATCAGTAAAAAACTATCTGTTCGCGACACAGAAAAGCTGGTCAAGAAGATTAAGAGTTTTGGTTTTTCGCCACCTAAGGTCAAGGCAACTGAAGTTGATCCCAACCTTGAAACACTTGCCTCAGCGTTGACTCAACGGTTGGGAGCTAAGGCGCGTGTCCTGCCAAAAGGGCAGGGAGGTAAGATCGAAATCGGATATCAAAACCTTGATGACCTGGACCGCCTTCTGGACCTTCTAGGAGTTACACTTTAG
- the atpG gene encoding ATP synthase F1 subunit gamma — translation MASLKDIKKRISSVKNTQQITKAMKMVSAAKLRRAQEAAVSARPYAEKLQQVLFNLARREEVDAHPLLVQRGKGRALILLITADRGLCGGFTANVSKAAERFIRENVQGFDAIDLMITGRKGKEFLRSRVGDNIVKVHENLGANLNYKTASLLGQEIVRSFEDETYDAVYLIYNAFESAISQIVTLEQLLPIKAETTPEIEGNATDYIYEPNRPEVLSQILPKMVDVQIFRGLLESNASEHGARMAAMDSASRNAAEMIGKLTLQYNRARQAAITTELMEIISGSESVK, via the coding sequence ATGGCTAGTCTTAAAGACATAAAAAAACGGATCAGCTCGGTAAAAAATACCCAGCAGATCACAAAGGCGATGAAAATGGTCTCTGCGGCGAAGTTGCGCAGGGCCCAGGAAGCTGCTGTTTCGGCTCGCCCTTACGCTGAAAAGCTGCAGCAGGTGCTCTTTAACCTGGCTCGCCGTGAAGAGGTTGATGCTCATCCCTTATTGGTTCAACGCGGAAAAGGGCGTGCGCTGATATTGCTGATCACTGCAGATCGTGGTTTATGCGGTGGATTTACAGCCAACGTTTCGAAAGCCGCCGAGCGTTTTATACGTGAGAATGTGCAGGGGTTCGATGCTATTGACCTGATGATAACCGGCCGCAAGGGGAAAGAATTTCTACGTAGCCGTGTCGGGGACAATATTGTCAAGGTCCACGAAAATCTGGGGGCAAATCTTAACTACAAGACCGCGTCGCTGCTGGGCCAGGAGATCGTCCGTTCTTTCGAAGACGAGACTTATGATGCCGTATACCTGATCTATAATGCCTTTGAGAGTGCTATTAGTCAGATTGTTACTCTTGAGCAGTTGTTGCCTATAAAGGCTGAAACTACGCCTGAGATCGAAGGAAATGCAACGGATTACATCTACGAACCGAATCGGCCTGAAGTTTTGTCCCAGATTCTACCAAAGATGGTTGATGTTCAAATTTTCCGCGGTTTGCTCGAATCGAATGCGTCCGAGCATGGCGCACGGATGGCTGCGATGGATAGTGCCAGTCGTAACGCTGCGGAAATGATCGGTAAACTGACCTTGCAGTATAATCGTGCACGTCAGGCCGCGATCACTACCGAGTTGATGGAGATTATCTCCGGTTCAGAATCGGTCAAATAG
- a CDS encoding ATP synthase F0 subunit B codes for MRATRTVLLTLALMVLLTGLVYASSSEHAVDSGVLLKDFLYRVFNFAIVVGILVYFLAKPLKKGLSGRREEIEKALAEAEQIKLNAETKFAEYDQKLTLANAEIAQISAGIKLEGEREKEKIIASAREMAIKIEQDAEKSAAREVAKARTQLQAEAVHLAVELAEDLLKKNFTGEDDTRLIDEYMQKVGELH; via the coding sequence ATGCGCGCAACAAGAACAGTATTGCTGACACTGGCACTGATGGTTCTGCTAACAGGCCTTGTCTATGCCTCGAGTAGCGAACACGCTGTCGACAGTGGAGTTCTGCTTAAGGATTTTCTCTATCGGGTATTCAATTTCGCAATCGTAGTCGGCATCCTGGTTTATTTCCTGGCTAAACCTTTGAAAAAAGGACTTTCCGGTCGTCGTGAAGAGATCGAAAAGGCGTTGGCAGAAGCGGAACAAATCAAGCTCAATGCCGAAACCAAATTTGCGGAATATGATCAGAAGCTTACCTTGGCTAATGCAGAAATTGCGCAGATCAGCGCAGGCATCAAGCTCGAAGGTGAGCGGGAAAAAGAAAAAATTATTGCCAGTGCTCGTGAGATGGCGATCAAGATTGAGCAGGATGCCGAAAAGTCAGCTGCTCGCGAGGTCGCTAAGGCCCGCACGCAGCTTCAGGCTGAAGCTGTGCATCTGGCCGTTGAACTGGCCGAGGACCTCTTGAAAAAGAACTTTACCGGCGAAGATGATACCCGTCTGATCGACGAGTATATGCAGAAGGTGGGAGAGTTACATTGA
- the atpH gene encoding ATP synthase F1 subunit delta: MSNSAIAIRYAKALLSIGKEVGQVEPYAEELSSVAAVMSKQDLLRLLLDSPTLPVEKKSAIMNDVVDLMKLSEGMKDFLGLLVVKGRIAQVPQISENYRRFADELSGIVRATLTSAHSLSDQTNEAIRAGLEKQTGKKVVLNLAVDQSLIGGVKAEMGGKLFDGSVKTQLKQIADTLAKG, translated from the coding sequence TTGAGTAACAGTGCGATTGCCATAAGATACGCCAAGGCTCTGCTGTCAATCGGCAAAGAAGTTGGGCAGGTAGAGCCCTACGCCGAGGAACTGTCGTCTGTAGCCGCTGTCATGAGCAAACAGGATCTGCTGCGTCTGTTGCTAGATAGCCCAACCCTTCCGGTTGAGAAGAAGAGCGCCATCATGAATGATGTCGTGGATTTGATGAAACTGAGTGAAGGAATGAAGGACTTTCTCGGTCTGCTGGTCGTAAAGGGACGAATTGCTCAGGTTCCACAAATCTCTGAAAACTATAGAAGATTCGCAGACGAGCTCTCGGGAATCGTTCGCGCAACGCTGACCTCCGCTCATTCACTTTCTGACCAGACGAATGAAGCGATCCGTGCAGGGCTTGAAAAACAGACCGGCAAAAAAGTCGTTCTCAATCTTGCCGTTGATCAAAGCCTTATCGGCGGGGTCAAAGCGGAAATGGGTGGCAAACTTTTTGATGGAAGTGTGAAAACCCAGCTTAAGCAGATCGCAGATACCTTAGCAAAGGGGTAA
- a CDS encoding F0F1 ATP synthase subunit epsilon: protein MAEKLTLEMVTPYKKILSQEVDEITAPGSLGELGLLPGHTPLLTTLKIGELAYRQGSNTFKVAVNWGYLEVGDDKVTILVDTAEKADEIDLERAKAALGRAEQALKSLSQEDVNYAVMEAALQRALVRIQVAGRR from the coding sequence ATGGCTGAAAAGCTTACACTTGAAATGGTGACACCCTACAAGAAGATTCTCTCTCAGGAAGTTGATGAGATTACGGCCCCAGGCTCCCTTGGGGAGTTGGGACTTCTTCCGGGACACACCCCTTTATTGACGACCCTCAAGATAGGCGAACTGGCCTACAGGCAGGGGAGCAATACGTTTAAAGTCGCCGTCAACTGGGGTTATCTCGAGGTGGGCGATGACAAGGTTACGATTTTGGTTGATACGGCTGAAAAAGCCGATGAGATTGATCTCGAGCGAGCCAAGGCAGCTCTTGGTCGTGCTGAGCAAGCGCTAAAGTCGCTCTCTCAGGAAGACGTCAACTATGCGGTGATGGAAGCTGCACTGCAACGGGCTCTGGTACGGATTCAGGTCGCCGGGCGGCGCTGA
- the atpD gene encoding F0F1 ATP synthase subunit beta: MNKGKITQVIGPVVDIEFEPGKLPEIYHALKLSNPAISSDEWNLVVEVAQHLGDNTVRAIAMDSTDGLVRGQEVLDTGAQILMPVGKNTLGRIMNVIGETIDEAGPIETEHKWAIHRPAPDFVSQSTKVESFETGIKVVDLLAPYSRGGKIGLFGGAGVGKTVLIMELINNIAQQHGGFSVFAGVGERTREGNDLWEEMKESGVLSKTALVYGQMNEPPGARARVALSALTVAEYFRDEEGQDVLLFVDNIFRFTQAGSEVSALLGRIPSAVGYQPTLSTEMGELQERITTTDKGSITSVQAIYVPADDLTDPAPATAFAHLDATTVLSRQIAELGIYPAVDPLDSTSRILDPQIIGEEHYKIARDVQYILQRYKDLQDIIAILGMDELSEEDKLTVARARKIQKFLSQPFHVAEVFTGAPGKYVELKDTIKGFKEIIEGKHDALPEQAFYLVGTIEEAIEKAKKLAA; encoded by the coding sequence ATGAACAAGGGAAAGATTACACAGGTCATCGGCCCTGTTGTTGACATCGAATTTGAGCCCGGTAAGTTGCCGGAGATCTATCACGCACTGAAGCTCTCCAATCCAGCGATCTCTTCTGATGAGTGGAATCTGGTGGTCGAGGTTGCCCAGCACCTTGGTGATAATACCGTGCGTGCCATCGCTATGGATTCGACTGATGGTCTGGTTCGCGGTCAGGAGGTTCTTGATACCGGTGCACAGATTTTGATGCCGGTTGGTAAAAACACGCTTGGGCGAATCATGAACGTTATTGGCGAAACGATCGATGAAGCTGGTCCGATCGAAACCGAACATAAATGGGCAATTCATCGTCCTGCTCCAGACTTCGTCAGCCAATCGACCAAGGTTGAGTCCTTCGAGACCGGAATAAAGGTTGTCGATCTGCTCGCTCCTTATTCGCGTGGTGGTAAAATCGGTCTGTTCGGGGGCGCCGGGGTCGGGAAAACCGTTCTGATCATGGAGTTGATCAACAATATCGCACAGCAGCATGGTGGCTTCTCTGTTTTCGCCGGGGTTGGCGAGCGGACCCGTGAGGGGAATGACCTCTGGGAAGAGATGAAAGAGTCCGGCGTTCTTAGTAAGACTGCACTGGTCTATGGTCAGATGAACGAGCCTCCAGGAGCCCGTGCGCGGGTTGCGCTTTCGGCACTGACCGTCGCTGAGTATTTCCGCGATGAAGAAGGTCAGGACGTACTGTTGTTCGTTGATAATATCTTTCGCTTTACTCAGGCTGGCTCAGAGGTTTCGGCTCTGCTCGGGCGGATCCCTTCGGCCGTTGGTTATCAGCCGACCCTCTCGACCGAGATGGGCGAGCTGCAGGAACGGATCACCACCACCGATAAAGGCTCCATCACTTCGGTACAGGCAATCTACGTTCCGGCCGATGACTTGACCGATCCGGCTCCGGCGACTGCATTTGCTCACTTGGATGCAACGACCGTTCTTTCGCGTCAGATTGCCGAGCTCGGAATTTACCCTGCGGTTGACCCCCTCGATTCGACCAGTCGGATCCTTGATCCTCAGATTATCGGCGAAGAGCACTACAAGATAGCCCGTGACGTTCAGTATATCCTGCAACGCTACAAGGATCTGCAGGATATCATTGCCATCCTCGGTATGGACGAACTCTCTGAGGAAGATAAATTGACTGTCGCGCGTGCCCGAAAGATTCAAAAGTTCCTTTCGCAACCGTTCCACGTTGCTGAAGTCTTTACCGGTGCACCGGGCAAATATGTCGAGCTCAAGGACACCATCAAGGGTTTCAAAGAGATCATCGAAGGTAAGCATGACGCACTGCCAGAGCAGGCCTTTTACCTTGTTGGAACCATTGAGGAAGCAATCGAAAAAGCCAAGAAACTGGCGGCCTGA
- the atpA gene encoding F0F1 ATP synthase subunit alpha, whose protein sequence is MEIRAEEISAIIKKQIEGFGREIEVSETGTIISVGDGIARIHGLDKAMAGELLEFPGGTMGMVLNLEADNVGAAILGDSEHIKEGDLVKRTEQIVRVPVGEALIGRVVNGIGIPIDGKGDIKTDTYSQVELKAPGIVARKSVHEPLQTGLKAIDAMVPIGRGQRELIIGDRQTGKTAVAIDTIINQKGNGVTCIYVAIGQKRSTVAQVVEKLRQHGAMDYTIVVAATASDPAPLQFISPYTGVTMGEYFRDNGQHALIIYDDLSKQAVAYRQLSLLLRRPPGREAFPGDVFYLHSRLLERACKVNDKLGAGSLTALPIIETQAGDVSAYIPTNVISITDGQIFLETDLFYSGVRPAINVGLSVSRVGGSAQVKAMKQVAGTLRLALAQYREMAAFAQFGSDLDAETQKQLARGERLVEILKQGQYQPLPVAKQVLAIYAVNNGYTDHIPAATVQRYEQEMISFMDGQKSDLVKDLTEKNAIDDDLKDRIVKALEEFKGQFSA, encoded by the coding sequence ATGGAAATTAGAGCAGAAGAGATCAGTGCAATTATCAAGAAGCAGATCGAAGGGTTCGGTCGTGAGATCGAGGTCAGCGAGACTGGAACCATTATTTCCGTAGGTGACGGTATCGCCCGGATTCATGGACTCGACAAGGCAATGGCAGGTGAGCTGCTTGAGTTCCCTGGCGGTACCATGGGGATGGTGCTTAACCTTGAGGCCGATAATGTCGGTGCCGCTATTCTAGGTGATTCGGAGCATATCAAAGAAGGCGACCTGGTCAAGCGGACCGAACAGATTGTGCGCGTTCCGGTTGGCGAAGCTCTGATCGGGCGAGTCGTTAACGGTATCGGAATACCAATCGATGGCAAGGGTGATATCAAAACCGATACCTATAGCCAGGTTGAACTCAAAGCTCCGGGCATCGTAGCACGTAAATCGGTTCATGAGCCATTGCAGACCGGACTCAAAGCGATTGATGCCATGGTCCCGATAGGTCGTGGTCAGCGGGAGCTGATCATCGGTGACCGTCAAACCGGCAAGACGGCGGTTGCGATTGATACGATCATCAATCAGAAGGGTAATGGCGTTACCTGTATCTACGTTGCCATCGGGCAGAAACGTTCGACGGTTGCTCAGGTCGTTGAAAAGCTACGTCAGCACGGTGCAATGGATTACACGATTGTTGTTGCTGCAACGGCCTCTGACCCGGCGCCTCTCCAGTTTATCAGCCCCTATACCGGCGTTACCATGGGTGAGTACTTCCGTGACAACGGCCAGCACGCCCTGATCATTTATGATGACCTCTCCAAACAAGCTGTTGCTTATCGTCAGCTCTCCTTGTTGTTACGTCGTCCGCCAGGTCGCGAGGCTTTCCCGGGGGACGTTTTCTACCTGCACAGTCGCCTGTTAGAGCGGGCCTGTAAGGTTAACGACAAGTTGGGCGCGGGCAGTCTGACCGCCCTGCCGATTATTGAGACGCAGGCTGGTGACGTTTCAGCTTATATTCCAACCAACGTTATTTCGATTACCGACGGACAGATCTTCCTTGAAACCGATCTTTTCTACTCGGGTGTGCGTCCGGCGATCAATGTCGGTCTTTCGGTTTCGCGGGTTGGTGGTTCAGCTCAGGTCAAGGCGATGAAACAGGTCGCTGGTACCCTGCGTCTGGCTCTGGCTCAGTATCGTGAGATGGCAGCTTTTGCCCAGTTCGGATCCGACCTCGATGCAGAAACCCAGAAGCAGTTGGCTCGTGGTGAGCGTCTGGTTGAGATCCTTAAGCAGGGTCAGTATCAGCCTCTGCCCGTTGCAAAGCAGGTTCTGGCAATCTATGCAGTCAATAACGGTTATACCGATCATATCCCTGCTGCAACTGTTCAGCGCTATGAGCAGGAGATGATCTCCTTCATGGACGGTCAGAAATCAGACCTGGTCAAAGACCTGACCGAGAAGAATGCAATTGATGATGATCTTAAGGATCGCATTGTAAAGGCTCTGGAAGAATTTAAAGGCCAGTTCAGCGCTTGA
- a CDS encoding bactofilin family protein, giving the protein MMKKSQINIDKADIKAFLGPGSQFEGKLSFDEMVRLDGRFVGEIHSADTLVVGDTAEVEGDIHVGCLVLSGNFKGNIVARQRVELRAPANVQGTIQTPELKIEEKVMFNGEILMASDVKASNGETS; this is encoded by the coding sequence ATGATGAAGAAGAGTCAGATAAATATCGACAAAGCAGATATAAAAGCCTTCCTTGGCCCGGGAAGTCAGTTTGAGGGGAAGCTGAGTTTTGATGAAATGGTTCGTCTAGATGGACGCTTTGTCGGTGAAATTCACTCCGCTGACACTCTGGTGGTGGGTGACACGGCCGAGGTTGAAGGGGATATCCATGTTGGATGCCTGGTCTTAAGTGGAAATTTTAAGGGTAATATCGTTGCCAGACAGAGAGTGGAGCTTAGAGCCCCGGCGAATGTCCAAGGCACTATTCAAACACCCGAGCTTAAAATTGAAGAAAAGGTCATGTTTAATGGGGAGATCCTTATGGCCAGTGATGTCAAGGCTTCTAATGGCGAAACCAGTTAA